Sequence from the Corallococcus sp. EGB genome:
GAGCAGGAGCTGCGGGCGTCGGAGACGCGCTACCGGCTGGCCACCCTGGCCACCCGCGACATCATCTGGGACTGGGACCTGGTGACCGGGGAGATCCACTGGAGCGAGCTGGCGCCGCGCATCCTCCGGCTGGACACGTCCCGGCCGCTGCCCGTCATGGACATGGCGTGGTGGACCGCCAGCCTGCACCCCGACGAGCGCGAGCGGGTGACGCGGGAGCTCAGGCAGGCGCTCGACAGCCGTGACGGTCACTGGCTGGCCGAGTACCGGATGCGCCGGGGCGATGGGACCTGGGCCTTCGTCGAGGACCGGGGCCGCGTGGTGAAGGACCTCCAGGGCCGCCCGGTGCGCATGGTGGGCGCCATGCAGGACGTCACCGACCGGCACGAGGCGGAAGCCGAGGCGAAGCGCCGCGCCGAGTTCGAACAGCTGCTCATCGGCATCGTCGGCCACGACCTGCGCAACCCCATCTCCGCCATCACCATGGCCGCCACGACGCTGTCGAAGCGCGAGGACGCCTGCCCGCGCGACCAGAAGGCCGTGGCCCGCATCCTCTCCAGCGCCGACCGCGCGCAGCGCATGCTGCACGACGTGCTGGACTTCACCCAGGCCCGGTTGGGCGGCGGCATCCCCATGGACCCGCGCGAGGTGGACCTCCTGGACCTGGTGCGCCAGGTGCTGGACGAGGTCCAGCAGGCCCACCCGGACCGGCGCCTGGAGGTGGACGGACGGGGCGATGCCCGGCTGTCCTGCGACCCGGACCGCCTGGCCCAGGTCATCACCAACCTGGTGAACAACGCGCTCGCCTATGGCGACGCCTTCAGCCCGGTGCGCGTGCGCCTGCGCAGCCAGCAGGACACGGTGACGCTCGCGGTGAGGAACCTGGGGCGCCCCATTCCGCCGGAGCTGATGCCGCGCCTGTTCGAACCGCTCAAGCGGGCGGAGGCCCGCGACGGACACCGCAACGCCCACGGACTGGGGCTGGGGCTCTTCATCGTGAAGCACATCGTGGACGCGCATGCCGGGAGGCTGCGCGTGCGCTCCACCCACCAGGATGGCACCACCTTCCTCGTGAGGCTGCCGCGCCGGCCGCCTGCCCGGGAGTGAGGCGCCGCCTCCCGGGGCGCGCTTGCCCTGGAGGGGCGGCCCGGGTAGCAAAGGGGCTCCGGCGGCGGGGGGCCCCGCCCTTGCCGGAAGGAGAGCGGAGCGGCGCCATGAACAAGAAGTGGATCCTCGGGCTGGGGCTGGGTGCCGGCGGGCTGCTGCTCGTGGGCGGAGGGCTGGTCGCGACAGGGTACTGGGCGGACCGCGCCATGGGCGGCGGCGTGGAGACGCTGATGAACACCCAGGAGCGCGCCCAGAAGGTCGCCGAGCTCAACGCCCGCCATCCCTTCCAGGCGCCTGCCGCGGGCAAGGTGCTGCGCCTGGACGAGGCGCGGCTGGCGGCCTACCTCGCGGCGCGAGAGGCGACCCTGCCCGCCTACGAGGTGCTGCAGAAGGAGACCCTGGAGTACGTCCAGGCGCACGGCAGCGAGCTCAACAGCGGGAGCCGCAGCGCCATCCTCAAGGCCGCCGGCGCCTCCCTGCGCATGGTGGGCAAGGCCCAGTCCGTGCTCCTGCGGAACCTGGAGGCGCAGGGCATGTCCCCCGTGGAGTTCCGCAGCCTCACCACCGTGGTCTACCCGCCGCCCGAGGCGCCGCCGGCCGCGGGCGCGGCGATGGCGTCCCAGGCGTCGGATCCGTCGGATCCGGCGAACCTCGCGCAGTTGGAGGCCCAGCTCGCCGCCATCACGCCGCAGCTGGAGGATCCGAAGCTCACCGAGGCGGAGCGGCTGCAACTGGAGCAGCGCCGCGCCGGGCTGCGCAAGTACATCACCCAGATGGAGCTGGCCTCGGGCAAGGACGTGAAGGACGCCAACGCGGCGCTCCTGAAGAAGCACGCGGAGCGCATCGCGAAGGCGGCGAACCCCACTTTCGACGACCTGCTCACCCGGCCCCTGGACGCCGCCGGCACCGCGGGCCTGCCCACGCCCTGAGCGTCAGGCCTCCACCTGACGCACGGAGCGCCGGTGGGCGAGGCTCGCGCCCACCGCCGCGCCAATCATCACCACGATGATGGCCACGGAGAGCAGCGGCGGGAGGTGCACCCAGGTCTCCGCCACCATCTTCGCGCCCGCGAACGCCAGCACCCCGGCCAGCCCGTAGTGCAGGTACTTCAGCTGCCCCACCGCCCCGGCGATGACCAGGTACAGCGCGCGCAGCCCCAGGATGGCGAAGGCGTTGGAGCTGTAGAGGATGAACGTGTCGGTGGTGACGGAGAACGCCGCCGGCACCGAGTCCACCGCGAACAGGATGTCCGTCACCTCCAGGCCCACCAGCGCCACCAGCAGCGGCGTGGCCATCCTGCGGCCGCGGTGCTTCACCAGGAAGCGGGGCCCCTCCACCTGGTCCGCCACCGGCAGCCGCTCCGCCAGCCACCCCACGACGCGGCTGTCCTCCTGCTTCGACGGGTCCTCGCGCAGCACGCGCCACGCGGTGACGAGCAGGATGGCGCCGAAGACGTAGGACACCCAGCCCCAGCGCTGCAGCGCCGCCGCGCCCACGAAGATGAACAGGGCCCGGAACACCAGCGCGCCGAAGATGCCCAGGAAGAGCACCTCGTGCTGGTAGCGCTGGGGCACGCTCAGGCTCCTGAAGATGACGAGGAAGACGAAGACGTTGTCCAGGCTGAGGCTCTTCTCGATGAGCCACGCCGCCAGGTACTCGTGGCCCTTGTCGCTGCCCAGCGTCACCCACACGAAGCCGCAGAAGGCCAGCCCCAGCCCCACCCACGCCAGGCTCCACAGGATGGCCGCGCGGCGCGACTGCCCCCGCCCGCCCCGGTGCGCCAGCAGGTCCACCACCAGCAGCGCCAGGAGCAGCGCCCAGAAGACAACCCAGGCCCAGGAAGGGGTGCTTTGCATGACCCCTCCAACCTAGGCATCTCCCCGACTTCCGCTCGAGGAAAGGGTTCGCGCGG
This genomic interval carries:
- a CDS encoding TerC/Alx family metal homeostasis membrane protein gives rise to the protein MQSTPSWAWVVFWALLLALLVVDLLAHRGGRGQSRRAAILWSLAWVGLGLAFCGFVWVTLGSDKGHEYLAAWLIEKSLSLDNVFVFLVIFRSLSVPQRYQHEVLFLGIFGALVFRALFIFVGAAALQRWGWVSYVFGAILLVTAWRVLREDPSKQEDSRVVGWLAERLPVADQVEGPRFLVKHRGRRMATPLLVALVGLEVTDILFAVDSVPAAFSVTTDTFILYSSNAFAILGLRALYLVIAGAVGQLKYLHYGLAGVLAFAGAKMVAETWVHLPPLLSVAIIVVMIGAAVGASLAHRRSVRQVEA